One Bos taurus isolate L1 Dominette 01449 registration number 42190680 breed Hereford chromosome 3, ARS-UCD2.0, whole genome shotgun sequence DNA window includes the following coding sequences:
- the LOC788175 gene encoding antigen-presenting glycoprotein CD1d: protein MSGTGLRAERGSRAGKGDDARGGRAETDAPRKAGSLIHQPENLLLPAFSCLAPGDRARFRASRHHPFFPNLTISFFLFFFLVPSVLSLPFPRLLRSVFSPAPHLSFPFRGLQISSFANRSWTRTDGLAWLGELQPYTLRNESNTIGFLKPWSRGTFSDQQWEQLQHTFLVYRSSFTRDIWEFVKMLPSDYPLEIQVSGGCELLPRNISESFLRAAFQGKDVLSFQGMSWVSAPDAPPLIEEVIKVLNQDQGTKETVHWLLHDICPELVRGLLQTGKSELEKQVKPEAWLSSGPSPGPGRLLLVCHVSGFYPKPVWVMWMRGEQEEPGTRQGDVMPNADSTWYLRVTLDVAAGEAAGLSCQVKHSSLGDQDIILYWDGNRVSRGLIVALVLLVFVLLFVGGLVFWFRKHRRYQDIP from the exons ATGAGTGGAACTGGGCtgagggcagagagagggagcCGAGCAGGGAAAGGGGACGACGCTCGCGGCGGGCGGGCGGAGACTGATGCACCTCGCAAAGCCGGGAGCTTGATCCACCAGCCCGAGAACCTGCTACTCCCTGCCTTCAGCTGCTTGGCTCCTGGAGACCGAGCTCGATTCAGAGCGAGCAGACATCACCCTTTCTTCCCAAACCtaactatttctttctttctttttttcttccttgtccCTTCTGTGCTCTCCCTCCCGTTTCCCCGGCTCCTCCGATCTGTATTCTCTCCAGCCCCGCACTTGTCTTTCCCCTTCCGCGGCCTCCAGATCTCCTCGTTCGCCAACCGCAGCTGGACGCGCACAGACGGCCTCGCGTGGCTGGGGGAGCTGCAGCCCTATACTTTGCGCAATGAATCGAACACCATCGGCTTCCTGAAGCCTTGGTCTCGGGGCACATTCAGCGACCAGCAGTGGGAGCAGCTGCAGCATACATTTCTGGTTTATCGCAGCAGCTTCACCAGGGACATCTGGGAATTCGTCAAAATGCTGCCCAGCGACT ATCCACTTGAGATCCAGGTATCTGGAGGATGTGAGTTACTCCCGAGGAACATCTCAGAAAGCTTCTTACGCGCAGCATTTCAAGGAAAGGATGTCCTGAGTTTCCAAGGAATGTCTTGGGTGTCAGCCCCAGATGCCCCGCCTTTGATCGAGGAGGTCATCAAGGTGCTCAATCAGGACCAAGGGACCAAGGAAACAGTGCACTGGCTCCTCCATGACATCTGCCCCGAGTTGGTCAGAGGCCTCTTGCAGACCGGGAAGTCCGAGTTGGAGAAGCAAG TGAAGCCGGAGGCTTGGCTGTCCAGTGGCCCCAGTCCTGGGCCTGGCCGTCTGCTGCTGGTGTGCCACGTCTCAGGATTCTACCCAAAACCTGTGTGGGTGATGTGGATGAGGGGCgagcaggaggagcctggcactCGGCAAGGAGACGTCATGCCCAATGCCGACTCGACTTGGTATCTGCGAGTAACCCTGGATGTGGCGGCTGGGGAGGCGGCTGGCCTGAGTTGCCAAGTGAAGCACAGCAGTCTAGGAGACCAGGACATCATCCTGTACTGGG ATGGGAACCGTGTCTCCAGGGGCTTGATTGTTGCCCTGGTACTACTGGTGTTCGTCCTTCTGTTTGTTGGAGGCTTAGTCTTCTGGTTTAGGAAGCACCG CCGCTATCAAGATATCCCGTGA
- the LOC512286 gene encoding antigen-presenting glycoprotein CD1d — translation MSGTGDSRKRSARGSRAGKGEDARGGRAQTDAPRKAGSLIQQLENLLLPASSCLAPGDRARFRASRHHPFFPNLTVSFFLFFFLFPSVLSLPFPRLLGSVFSPDPQTPFSFHGLQISSLANSSWTRTDCLGWLGELQPYTWRNESDTIRFLKPWSRGTFSDQQWEQLQHTFQVYRSSFTKVLWEFVKRLHAELPLEIQGSAGCELLQGNTSESFLRAAFQGRDVLSFQGMSWVSAPDAPPWVQEVCKVINLDQGTKETVHWLLHDICPELVRGLLQTGKSELEKQVKPEAWLSSGPSPGPGHLLLVCHVSGFYPKPVRVMWMRGEQEEPGTRQGDVMPNADSTWYLRVTLDVAAGEAAGLSCRVKHSSLGDQDIILYWDGNRVSRGLIVILVLLVFVLLFVGGLVFWFRKHRRYQDIP, via the exons ATGAGTGGAACCGGGGATTCCCGGAAGAGGTCGGCGAGAGGGAGCCGAGCAGGGAAAGGGGAGGACGCTCGCGGCGGGCGGGCGCAGACTGATGCACCTCGGAAAGCCGGGAGCTTGATCCAGCAGCTCGAGAACCTGCTACTCCCTGCCTCCAGCTGCTTGGCCCCTGGAGACCGAGCTCGATTCAGAGCGAGCAGACATCACCCTTTCTTCCCAAACctaactgtttctttctttcttttttttttccttttcccttctgtgCTCTCCCTCCCGTTTCCCCGGCTCCTCGGATCTGTATTCTCTCCAGACCCGCAAACGCCTTTCTCCTTCCACGGCCTCCAGATCTCCTCCTTGGCCAACAGCAGCTGGACACGCACGGACTGCCTGGGGTGGCTGGGGGAGCTGCAGCCCTATACTTggcgcaatgagtcggacaccaTCCGCTTCCTGAAGCCTTGGTCTCGGGGCACATTCAGCGACCAGCAGTGGGAGCAGCTGCAGCATACGTTTCAGGTTTATCGCAGCAGCTTCACAAAGGTCCTCTGGGAATTCGTCAAAAGGCTGCACGCCGAAT TACCTCTTGAGATCCAGGGATCTGCAGGATGTGAGTTGCTTCAGGGGAACACCTCAGAAAGCTTCTTACGTGCAGCATTTCAAGGAAGGGATGTCCTGAGTTTCCAAGGAATGTCTTGGGTGTCAGCCCCAGATGCCCCGCCTTGGGTCCAGGAGGTCTGCAAGGTGATCAATCTGGACCAAGGGACCAAGGAAACAGTGCACTGGCTCCTCCATGACATCTGCCCCGAGTTGGTCAGAGGCCTCTTGCAGACCGGGAAGTCCGAGCTGGAGAAGCAAG TGAAGCCGGAGGCTTGGCTGTCCAGTGGCCCCAGTCCTGGGCCTGGCCATCTGCTGCTGGTGTGCCACGTCTCAGGATTCTACCCAAAACCTGTGCGGGTGATGTGGATGAGGGGCgagcaggaggagcctggcactCGGCAAGGAGACGTCATGCCCAATGCCGACTCGACTTGGTATCTGCGAGTAACCCTGGATGTGGCGGCTGGGGAGGCAGCTGGCCTGAGTTGCCGAGTGAAGCACAGCAGTCTAGGAGACCAGGACATCATCCTGTACTGGG ATGGGAACCGTGTCTCCAGGGGCTTGATTGTCATCCTGGTACTACTGGTGTTCGTCCTTCTGTTTGTTGGAGGCTTAGTCTTCTGGTTTAGGAAGCACCG CCGCTATCAAGATATCCCGTGA